The Fibrobacter sp. UWB4 genome includes a window with the following:
- a CDS encoding baseplate J/gp47 family protein, producing the protein MTAAYRIKDGLSNRTREFYELKKNYFVVDSRKTQNILEELLKKSKDKGLPDFFEKADAKDIALMIDGVIDADGKTDPAVALYAASANLFGNVRDKINEFPDKRIDFYYRKVLGQDRREADGDHAFVTFDIENENVSCVLPKGTRFSAGVNSKGEDIEFESISDANLNDVKVAKILTLSNVADYPIVQTELPVYKVSQAVEQKMVPYPLFGLTRSNDVLEGTKFSRLGICISDRIFYMSSGERNVKVDFTYVPNSIKNTVFDGISGAPKEFLAVLSSAFRVSLTTSEGWLDVKNYRIVIGNGMNGYANNQMSLEFTLNDSEPPIVNYNPEIHGGEFRFKHPMLRLLMNPHRSQGLWYAYRQMKLQSVNIAVNVSKCRDIVASNEFGPVSMDLPVQPFGPVPALGHSFILGCKETCGKDLDSFTVHGKWCGLPKCKDFSEWYSQYENPPHTSDFMVALSGLYNGSWVPSEKKEVLCNLFKTVKNEGYERKDEEILPDFDISFKSVVCLNTSVNIPDEEYFMYTPSMKDGFFKMKLVAPDKAFLHGEVSEVICNSYLSKVKEDKDNKKKIKLPNQPYTPSIEDLYVDYTAQTKILPELNDGHKDSGIFFVHPFGFSEKEKFILESGILYLGILFKGKPKKANFYFLLNRDSAMRSSGNEKCKWSYLGPLGWTPVPDENRLADSTTNFTSSGIVTLNLPNDMVNDSCLMPKGYYWIRIEPCEENWRECSRLLTVFTQSLEVKRVSGFEDDSELEHCKPQTIKELTTSVEGFSNVYQFEESFGGKRCETDSEMRTRVAESLYNKNRCVCAEDYERMVLQNFPELLKVKCFPHTQVSEENGSIDTCCPRSLLLIPISPLYNDGSFQWDPCVRGNLLYKIREFVQKNCPGISKVQVRNPFFDKLQVRCNIVLRSLENEGEAILDLNEKISRFLSPWYLYVNEVDKSKVGGIVKHFGWSIQKEKLIAFIESLDYVKQVDRGKFTLMKIKSVDDRKFDVNVDEEMDDSVVSGSFPCSVPVPMRKHFIEVKKKIENPVNNGYGALEIGQTFIIRKK; encoded by the coding sequence ATGACTGCAGCTTATAGAATAAAAGATGGCTTAAGTAATCGTACTCGCGAGTTCTATGAACTTAAGAAGAATTATTTTGTTGTAGATAGCCGTAAAACGCAAAATATTTTAGAAGAACTGCTTAAGAAATCAAAGGATAAAGGACTTCCTGATTTTTTTGAAAAGGCCGATGCTAAGGATATCGCCTTGATGATAGACGGTGTCATTGACGCTGATGGCAAGACGGATCCTGCGGTTGCCTTGTATGCTGCGAGTGCAAATCTCTTTGGAAATGTTCGTGATAAAATTAACGAGTTTCCCGATAAACGCATTGATTTTTATTACAGGAAGGTTCTCGGACAAGATAGACGAGAAGCTGATGGGGATCATGCTTTTGTCACGTTTGATATCGAAAACGAGAATGTTTCGTGTGTGCTTCCGAAAGGGACGCGCTTTAGTGCGGGTGTGAACAGCAAAGGCGAAGATATTGAATTTGAGTCTATTAGCGATGCAAACCTCAATGATGTAAAGGTTGCAAAAATTCTCACGCTTTCGAATGTTGCGGATTATCCGATTGTGCAGACGGAGCTTCCTGTTTATAAGGTAAGTCAGGCGGTTGAACAGAAAATGGTGCCTTATCCACTGTTTGGACTGACCCGATCGAATGATGTTCTCGAAGGAACCAAGTTCTCAAGGCTTGGTATATGTATTTCAGATCGAATTTTCTACATGTCCAGTGGTGAAAGGAATGTGAAAGTCGATTTTACGTATGTGCCAAATTCTATAAAGAATACGGTCTTTGATGGAATATCTGGTGCGCCAAAAGAGTTTTTGGCAGTGCTTTCAAGCGCGTTTCGAGTTTCCCTCACGACGAGCGAGGGCTGGCTTGATGTCAAGAACTACAGGATTGTCATTGGCAACGGGATGAACGGGTACGCCAACAATCAGATGTCTCTTGAATTCACGCTCAACGATTCCGAGCCTCCGATCGTCAACTACAATCCAGAAATTCACGGTGGCGAGTTTCGGTTCAAGCACCCGATGCTTAGACTTTTGATGAATCCGCATAGGTCGCAAGGTCTTTGGTATGCTTATAGGCAAATGAAATTGCAATCGGTCAACATCGCTGTGAATGTGTCCAAATGCCGCGATATTGTCGCCTCTAATGAGTTTGGCCCTGTTTCGATGGATTTGCCGGTGCAGCCTTTTGGCCCTGTTCCTGCTCTTGGTCATTCGTTCATTTTGGGCTGCAAGGAAACTTGCGGAAAGGATCTCGATTCATTTACGGTTCATGGAAAATGGTGCGGCCTTCCGAAGTGCAAGGATTTTTCAGAATGGTATAGTCAATATGAAAATCCTCCGCATACATCTGATTTTATGGTGGCCTTGAGCGGACTTTACAACGGTTCATGGGTTCCTTCTGAAAAAAAAGAGGTTCTCTGCAATCTTTTTAAGACTGTTAAAAATGAAGGCTATGAACGTAAGGACGAAGAAATTCTGCCCGATTTCGATATCTCGTTCAAGAGCGTTGTTTGCTTGAATACAAGTGTAAATATTCCAGATGAAGAATATTTCATGTATACGCCATCAATGAAGGATGGCTTTTTCAAGATGAAGCTTGTGGCTCCTGACAAGGCTTTTTTGCATGGAGAAGTATCAGAAGTTATATGCAATTCCTATTTGAGCAAGGTTAAAGAGGATAAGGATAATAAGAAAAAGATAAAACTGCCAAATCAGCCTTATACACCAAGTATTGAAGATCTTTATGTCGATTATACGGCGCAAACAAAGATCTTGCCTGAGTTGAATGACGGACATAAGGATAGCGGAATCTTTTTTGTGCATCCGTTTGGTTTCAGCGAAAAGGAAAAGTTCATTCTTGAAAGTGGAATCCTTTACTTAGGGATTCTCTTTAAGGGCAAACCGAAAAAAGCGAATTTCTATTTCTTGCTGAATCGTGATTCGGCTATGCGCAGCAGCGGAAATGAAAAATGCAAATGGTCGTATCTCGGTCCTTTAGGATGGACTCCTGTTCCAGATGAAAATCGTCTGGCCGATTCTACGACGAATTTCACGTCTTCTGGAATCGTGACGCTGAATTTGCCAAACGATATGGTGAATGATTCCTGCTTGATGCCGAAAGGCTATTACTGGATTCGGATTGAACCTTGCGAAGAAAACTGGAGGGAATGCTCAAGATTGTTGACCGTGTTCACGCAGTCGCTCGAGGTCAAGCGTGTTTCGGGCTTTGAAGATGACTCTGAATTAGAACACTGCAAGCCGCAAACGATTAAGGAACTTACGACGAGCGTTGAAGGTTTTTCGAATGTTTACCAGTTTGAAGAATCCTTTGGCGGAAAGCGCTGTGAAACGGATTCCGAAATGCGAACCCGCGTGGCTGAATCCTTGTACAACAAGAATCGGTGCGTCTGTGCAGAAGATTATGAACGCATGGTTCTGCAAAATTTCCCAGAATTGCTCAAGGTAAAATGTTTCCCGCATACGCAGGTAAGCGAAGAGAATGGATCTATAGATACTTGTTGCCCGAGAAGCTTGTTGCTGATCCCGATATCGCCGTTGTATAATGATGGAAGTTTTCAGTGGGACCCTTGTGTCCGTGGAAACCTTTTGTACAAAATAAGGGAATTTGTGCAAAAAAACTGCCCTGGGATTTCAAAGGTCCAAGTCCGCAATCCGTTTTTCGACAAATTGCAAGTCCGTTGCAATATCGTGCTTCGTTCGCTTGAGAATGAAGGCGAGGCCATTTTGGACTTGAACGAAAAGATAAGCCGTTTTCTTTCGCCGTGGTATCTTTACGTAAATGAAGTTGACAAGTCTAAAGTTGGCGGGATTGTCAAGCATTTCGGCTGGTCGATTCAGAAAGAGAAACTCATAGCGTTTATCGAAAGCCTGGATTATGTAAAACAAGTGGACCGTGGAAAATTTACCTTGATGAAAATTAAATCGGTTGATGACCGTAAATTTGATGTAAATGTTGACGAAGAAATGGATGATAGTGTTGTTTCCGGATCGTTTCCGTGTAGCGTCCCTGTTCCGATGCGAAAGCATTTTATTGAGGTAAAAAAGAAAATAGAGAATCCTGTCAATAATGGCTATGGGGCGCTTGAAATAGGTCAAACCTTTATCATAAGGAAAAAATAA
- a CDS encoding GPW/gp25 family protein: MRDISFLGRGWSFPVMFLDTGTKMSEFEEDIHESLRILLMTYPGERTMRPDFGCRLRDYCFESYSLRLITLIQSEVRRAILMNEPRVDVENVNVMESEKKEVLKVEVVYVVRSTNSRMNLVFPFYLNEATDASI, encoded by the coding sequence ATGCGGGATATATCTTTTTTAGGTCGCGGCTGGTCGTTCCCGGTAATGTTTCTGGATACAGGAACGAAAATGTCGGAGTTCGAAGAGGATATTCATGAAAGCCTTCGTATTCTCCTGATGACGTATCCTGGGGAACGTACGATGCGCCCGGATTTTGGCTGCCGCTTGAGGGACTATTGCTTTGAATCGTATTCGCTACGGTTGATTACGCTTATACAGTCCGAAGTTCGTCGCGCAATCCTGATGAATGAACCCCGTGTTGATGTTGAAAATGTGAATGTGATGGAGAGTGAAAAGAAAGAGGTCCTGAAAGTCGAAGTTGTCTATGTTGTTCGTTCGACGAATAGCCGAATGAATTTGGTGTTCCCGTTCTATCTGAATGAAGCGACGGATGCAAGCATTTAA
- a CDS encoding PAAR domain-containing protein: protein MACAARLTDMHTCPMQTPAFPSPVPHVGGPVVGPGAPTVLIGGMPAAVMGDSCVCVGPPDSIIKGSATVLICGKPAARMGDSTAHGGVIVVGCPTVMIGG from the coding sequence ATGGCGTGCGCTGCTAGACTTACAGATATGCATACATGTCCCATGCAGACCCCTGCATTCCCATCGCCTGTGCCGCATGTGGGAGGGCCTGTCGTAGGGCCTGGTGCGCCAACGGTTTTGATTGGCGGGATGCCTGCTGCTGTAATGGGCGATTCCTGCGTTTGCGTTGGCCCTCCTGATTCGATCATAAAAGGCTCTGCGACGGTCCTGATTTGCGGAAAGCCTGCTGCAAGAATGGGCGACAGTACGGCGCATGGCGGCGTTATTGTAGTGGGCTGCCCCACGGTGATGATTGGGGGCTGA
- the vgrG gene encoding type VI secretion system tip protein VgrG: MSNSPILSAEGPVECVVESGGKALSSILPIVSVDVYYGINSIPKAVIVIEDGEMSNGSFPLSDGEELAPGSEVTIKAGYETKSTPIFKGIVLRHGISIDKSGRCCVKIECRHKAIAMTCARKNANFLDKSDDDIVKKLTGNYGVSIKSSMGSEVHKEMLQYYCTDWDFMMTRAEANGCWLLADDSGLSIEKINSKGDADVDLIWGTDILEFKAEANALFMVKNVTAKSWDVTSQQVVSGKSTSKTLGGQNSFTGNKLADVLKVSANTLQTSTQISKSALNSWAESEQLKNELSRICGSVVCVGTTKANLGKLVNLKNVGNRFKGGALVSGIHHNVRNGIWTTEFSFGMPKEWFYEKFETSAPIASGLNCGVHGLLTGVVLQIHDDPEKLNRVKVNIPLMENEKQDVWARLGGIYASNKVGCLFYPEVGDEVVLGFFGGDPSSPVILGSLYSSKLAPPHALEQKNNVKQILTREKLNLEFNEEKKSITIATPGNRKFILDDDGKKILVEDSSGNKIEMSDSGIKVSSNKDISFDTKGKFKVSAVGGIELSSKGDLKGEGLNVEFNGKIGFTGKGSAKAEVSASGQTVIKGAMVMIN, encoded by the coding sequence ATGAGTAATTCGCCAATTCTTAGTGCAGAAGGTCCTGTTGAATGCGTGGTTGAATCGGGTGGCAAGGCGTTGTCTTCGATCCTTCCGATTGTTTCCGTTGACGTCTACTATGGAATCAATTCCATTCCGAAAGCTGTTATTGTCATAGAAGACGGTGAAATGAGCAATGGCTCGTTTCCTTTAAGTGATGGCGAGGAGCTTGCTCCTGGTTCCGAAGTGACAATTAAGGCTGGATATGAAACGAAATCGACTCCGATTTTCAAGGGGATCGTTTTGCGCCATGGAATATCGATTGATAAAAGTGGCCGCTGTTGCGTGAAAATCGAATGCCGCCATAAGGCGATTGCCATGACGTGTGCACGTAAAAATGCGAATTTTTTGGATAAATCCGATGACGATATCGTAAAAAAACTGACAGGCAATTATGGGGTCTCGATAAAGTCTAGCATGGGCAGCGAAGTGCATAAAGAAATGTTGCAGTATTACTGTACGGACTGGGATTTTATGATGACTCGTGCAGAGGCGAATGGCTGCTGGCTCCTGGCTGATGACAGTGGATTGTCCATAGAAAAAATCAACTCTAAGGGGGATGCTGATGTTGACCTCATTTGGGGAACGGATATTCTTGAATTTAAGGCGGAGGCAAATGCCTTGTTCATGGTCAAGAATGTCACGGCCAAATCTTGGGATGTAACATCCCAGCAGGTCGTTTCTGGAAAGTCCACAAGCAAAACTCTGGGGGGCCAAAACAGCTTTACGGGAAACAAGCTTGCCGATGTCCTGAAGGTCTCTGCGAATACGCTTCAGACCAGCACCCAGATTTCCAAGAGTGCGCTAAATTCCTGGGCGGAATCGGAGCAGCTGAAAAATGAGCTTTCGCGTATTTGCGGTTCTGTGGTGTGCGTCGGGACGACAAAGGCGAATCTCGGAAAATTGGTGAATCTCAAGAATGTCGGAAACCGTTTTAAAGGCGGAGCGCTTGTTTCTGGAATCCACCATAATGTCCGCAATGGAATCTGGACCACGGAATTTTCGTTTGGCATGCCTAAAGAATGGTTCTACGAAAAGTTCGAGACCTCGGCGCCCATTGCGTCTGGGCTTAACTGCGGTGTACATGGGTTATTGACGGGTGTCGTATTGCAAATACATGACGATCCTGAAAAGCTGAACCGCGTCAAGGTGAATATCCCGCTAATGGAAAATGAAAAACAGGATGTGTGGGCCCGCCTTGGGGGCATTTATGCATCGAACAAGGTTGGGTGCTTGTTCTATCCGGAAGTGGGTGACGAGGTGGTTCTTGGCTTTTTTGGCGGTGACCCTTCGAGTCCTGTAATTCTCGGGAGCCTTTACAGTTCCAAGCTTGCTCCTCCGCATGCTTTGGAACAAAAGAACAATGTCAAGCAGATTCTCACGCGTGAAAAGCTGAATCTCGAATTCAACGAAGAAAAAAAGTCGATTACGATTGCAACGCCCGGTAATCGCAAATTTATACTTGATGATGATGGAAAAAAGATTCTAGTCGAGGATTCTTCGGGCAATAAGATCGAAATGTCTGATAGCGGTATTAAGGTATCGTCGAATAAAGATATATCTTTCGATACGAAGGGGAAGTTTAAAGTCTCGGCTGTCGGAGGGATCGAGCTTTCTTCTAAAGGCGACCTTAAAGGGGAAGGGTTGAACGTGGAGTTCAATGGAAAAATTGGCTTTACGGGAAAGGGTAGTGCCAAGGCCGAAGTTTCGGCTTCTGGCCAGACCGTTATTAAAGGTGCTATGGTGATGATCAATTAG
- a CDS encoding peptidoglycan-binding protein, producing MAADGMLTLSANNKSFSVMVNPQDYSIKDAIKYSDYNEPRSKKFDRYEASVLTIPKIFLDTTGSIPVEKWPFNGSIDEMIKKLKSIVYDYNGKNHEPSVVDILWGDLKVQGRLLSMETKFALFDKDGHPIRAEVNLSFALFKTFKDLEAESNKSSPDLTHVIEVRAGDTLPNLCNKVYNDPSYYMQVARVNNLSDFCRLVPGTRLVFPPLVD from the coding sequence ATGGCTGCAGACGGAATGCTTACATTATCGGCTAATAACAAAAGTTTTTCGGTTATGGTTAATCCGCAGGATTATAGCATTAAGGATGCTATAAAGTATTCCGATTATAACGAACCGCGAAGCAAAAAGTTTGACCGGTACGAAGCCTCTGTTCTTACGATCCCTAAAATATTCTTAGATACAACCGGTTCGATTCCTGTTGAAAAATGGCCGTTCAATGGGTCCATTGATGAAATGATAAAAAAGCTGAAAAGCATTGTCTACGATTACAATGGAAAAAATCATGAGCCTTCTGTCGTCGATATCTTGTGGGGTGATTTAAAAGTTCAGGGCCGTCTTCTTTCAATGGAGACCAAGTTTGCTTTGTTCGATAAGGATGGCCATCCGATTCGAGCTGAAGTGAACTTGAGTTTTGCCTTGTTCAAGACCTTTAAAGATCTTGAGGCTGAATCAAACAAGAGTTCTCCTGATTTGACGCATGTCATTGAAGTCAGGGCCGGAGATACTTTGCCGAATCTTTGCAACAAGGTCTACAACGATCCTTCTTATTATATGCAGGTGGCCCGAGTAAATAATCTTTCTGATTTTTGCCGCCTGGTCCCTGGAACGCGTTTGGTGTTCCCTCCGTTGGTTGATTGA
- a CDS encoding phage tail protein gives MPPEGESSQLNKLEEWDIPAAFHFRVTVGDAQVSFCEVSGIECSLEIEPVQSGGDNYNCFYVPKSRKFTDLVLKRGFVKKGDAFFNWCKDILAEPLSKESIKPKDVIVSLLSESEEPLVSWAFKHAYPVKWTLGKFDAMKNEIALETITLKYYSFKLLDL, from the coding sequence ATGCCCCCTGAAGGTGAATCCTCTCAATTGAATAAACTCGAAGAATGGGATATTCCTGCTGCGTTTCATTTTAGGGTGACTGTGGGCGATGCACAAGTCTCCTTCTGTGAAGTGAGCGGAATTGAATGTTCTTTGGAAATTGAACCGGTTCAGTCTGGGGGCGACAATTACAACTGCTTTTACGTCCCGAAATCGCGCAAGTTTACCGATTTGGTCTTAAAGCGCGGTTTTGTAAAAAAAGGCGATGCTTTCTTTAACTGGTGTAAAGACATTCTAGCAGAACCCCTGTCTAAAGAAAGCATCAAGCCTAAGGACGTCATTGTTTCTTTGCTGAGTGAATCGGAAGAACCTTTGGTGTCGTGGGCATTTAAGCATGCTTATCCTGTAAAGTGGACTCTCGGAAAATTTGATGCCATGAAAAACGAAATCGCTCTCGAAACGATAACGCTGAAATATTATTCGTTTAAATTGCTGGATTTGTAA
- a CDS encoding phage tail protein: MAGENQSPDIWPMPKFHFQVMWGKDTMSFQEVSGLDAQSEEIKYRAGDSKVYSVVKMPGLIKFGNVTMKKGIFKGNNKLWEWFKKIKMNTIERTDVTISLLDESDTPTVTWKLKNAWPTKVTGTDLKAEGNEVAIESIEIVHEGFEVENK, from the coding sequence ATGGCTGGTGAAAACCAAAGTCCTGATATTTGGCCTATGCCAAAATTCCACTTTCAGGTAATGTGGGGTAAAGATACGATGTCCTTCCAGGAGGTTTCTGGTCTTGACGCACAATCTGAAGAAATCAAGTATCGCGCTGGCGATAGCAAGGTTTACTCGGTGGTCAAGATGCCTGGACTGATCAAGTTCGGCAATGTGACAATGAAGAAGGGCATTTTCAAGGGCAATAACAAGCTCTGGGAATGGTTCAAGAAAATCAAGATGAATACCATCGAACGTACCGACGTTACGATAAGCCTTCTGGACGAATCCGATACGCCGACCGTGACCTGGAAGCTCAAGAATGCATGGCCCACCAAAGTAACGGGAACAGATCTCAAGGCCGAAGGCAACGAAGTTGCTATCGAAAGCATTGAAATTGTTCACGAAGGCTTTGAAGTTGAAAATAAGTAG
- a CDS encoding phage tail sheath C-terminal domain-containing protein → MPTAYKTPGVYLVEKDAFPGSVVEVATAVPAFIGYTEKTEYNKNSLINKPVRITSFAEYLSIFGGAPSVRYTYKKDNSNDAKAVLSAKPAFRLYDSMRIFFQNGGTTCYICSVGGYTVEKEKPDPGDSTKKITVIENNEIDQEVLCKGITPFEKEQEPTLMIIPDAVSLADAGLCANVHTALLAHCNKMQNRFTILDVFEGFTERNLEKDCVADFREKVGTMYLNYGASYYPWVKTNVVSSNEVSFAIIEPEKDDNGQVTGTPYKQLADDLKISVLPDLTDDDYKELVAAKLENFPADLFPINIEKDFDAVKKTLDNVVVPEAKPDDPDDVKNKEKIKAQLNNLCSYLQKNKDLIKIFQRLSSFDMTNDDPTDLHNQLMAVCPAYVEMVSQMLDELNLMAPSAAMAGVYARVDNSNGVWKAPANVSINGVVSTAVNMTNEEQEDLNVPLNGKAVNAIRYFIGDGIKVWGARTLNGNSLDWRYINVRRTIIMLEESIKQACKAYVFENNTATTWLTMKNMIDNFLNGIWRRGGLAGQTPEDAYEVHVGLGDTMTADDILEGYLRITVKVALIRPAEFIELTFQQLQQKS, encoded by the coding sequence ATGCCAACAGCATACAAAACCCCTGGCGTCTATCTCGTCGAGAAGGACGCTTTCCCGGGATCGGTCGTAGAAGTCGCTACGGCGGTCCCAGCCTTTATCGGCTATACCGAAAAGACGGAATACAACAAAAACAGCTTGATCAACAAGCCGGTGCGTATTACGTCCTTTGCCGAATATCTGAGCATCTTCGGCGGTGCGCCATCTGTAAGATATACTTATAAAAAAGACAATAGCAATGACGCCAAGGCTGTCCTTAGTGCGAAGCCGGCATTCCGCCTTTACGATTCCATGCGGATCTTCTTCCAGAACGGTGGCACAACCTGCTATATCTGCTCTGTGGGCGGCTATACGGTTGAAAAAGAAAAACCGGATCCGGGCGACAGTACAAAAAAAATAACAGTAATTGAGAATAATGAAATTGATCAGGAAGTGTTGTGCAAAGGCATTACTCCGTTCGAAAAGGAACAGGAACCGACTTTGATGATTATTCCTGATGCGGTTTCGCTCGCTGATGCTGGTCTATGCGCAAATGTGCATACGGCATTGCTCGCACATTGCAATAAAATGCAGAATCGCTTTACGATTCTGGATGTTTTTGAGGGCTTTACCGAAAGAAATCTTGAAAAAGATTGCGTCGCTGATTTCCGCGAAAAAGTTGGAACGATGTATCTCAACTACGGCGCATCTTATTACCCGTGGGTTAAAACGAATGTCGTTTCTTCCAATGAGGTCTCGTTTGCAATCATTGAACCTGAAAAAGATGATAATGGTCAGGTTACGGGAACTCCATACAAACAGTTAGCGGATGATTTGAAAATTTCTGTTTTGCCGGATTTGACCGATGATGATTACAAAGAGCTGGTTGCTGCGAAGCTAGAAAATTTTCCAGCAGATTTGTTCCCGATAAATATTGAAAAAGATTTTGATGCTGTTAAAAAGACTTTGGATAATGTAGTTGTTCCTGAAGCTAAACCGGATGATCCTGATGATGTAAAAAATAAGGAAAAAATAAAGGCGCAATTAAACAATCTTTGTAGTTATTTACAAAAAAACAAAGATCTCATCAAGATTTTCCAGCGCTTGAGCAGTTTCGACATGACGAATGATGATCCGACGGATTTGCATAATCAGCTCATGGCTGTTTGCCCGGCGTATGTCGAAATGGTGTCTCAGATGCTTGATGAACTCAACTTGATGGCTCCTTCTGCGGCAATGGCTGGTGTCTACGCCCGTGTCGATAACAGCAATGGCGTCTGGAAAGCTCCGGCAAATGTTAGCATTAATGGCGTTGTATCGACTGCAGTGAACATGACCAACGAAGAACAGGAGGACTTGAATGTCCCTCTGAACGGCAAGGCTGTAAATGCCATCCGCTACTTTATTGGCGACGGCATCAAGGTCTGGGGCGCTCGTACGCTGAATGGCAATAGCCTTGACTGGCGTTACATCAATGTGCGCCGCACGATTATCATGCTCGAAGAATCGATCAAGCAGGCTTGTAAGGCTTACGTGTTTGAAAACAACACGGCTACAACGTGGCTTACTATGAAAAATATGATCGACAACTTCCTCAACGGCATCTGGAGACGTGGCGGCCTTGCTGGCCAGACTCCGGAAGATGCATATGAAGTGCATGTGGGGCTTGGCGATACCATGACAGCCGATGATATTCTCGAAGGCTATTTGAGAATCACTGTCAAGGTCGCCTTGATCCGTCCGGCGGAATTTATTGAACTCACGTTCCAACAACTTCAACAGAAATCTTAA
- a CDS encoding DUF4255 domain-containing protein — MIGASLQYLAMRLNLHLRQEMSVREDLVVVSKMLENDGKEYEDAVNKLNIFLVNMERDSMMQNHSVPEVSGDRAVVPPKMVFLNLYFVIAANFKGRNYLDSLRYLSKTVGFFMDHSFFDRSNSPDLPEGLEKIAIDMENLNMQELNNLWGMVGAKYVPSVVYRLKTVALGGNYSYYQPYVIRLPENSELGLI, encoded by the coding sequence ATGATAGGAGCTTCTTTACAGTATTTGGCTATGAGGTTAAATCTTCATTTGCGTCAGGAAATGTCTGTCCGTGAAGATCTTGTTGTTGTTTCGAAAATGCTTGAAAATGATGGTAAAGAATATGAAGACGCAGTAAATAAGTTGAACATCTTTCTTGTGAATATGGAGCGGGATAGTATGATGCAGAATCATTCTGTTCCAGAAGTGTCTGGCGATCGAGCTGTTGTTCCGCCAAAAATGGTCTTTTTAAACCTGTATTTTGTTATTGCAGCAAATTTTAAAGGCCGAAATTATTTGGATTCGTTGCGTTATTTGTCGAAAACGGTTGGTTTTTTCATGGATCATTCTTTTTTCGACCGCTCGAATTCGCCAGACTTGCCTGAGGGCTTGGAAAAAATTGCAATTGACATGGAAAACTTGAATATGCAAGAGTTGAACAATTTGTGGGGAATGGTTGGTGCAAAATATGTTCCTTCTGTTGTTTATCGCCTAAAAACAGTTGCTCTTGGTGGAAACTATTCGTATTACCAGCCGTATGTCATTCGGTTGCCAGAAAATTCAGAGTTGGGGTTGATATAA